The proteins below come from a single Oscillospiraceae bacterium genomic window:
- a CDS encoding MFS transporter: MTKRTPYVALLVANALIYALNALYYNFIPIYLEHGGKTDDEIGYLLAAAQLVSAVAPFFWGIVTDKAKYKNNVLIFLVACATASFTAVCLGNSLIYLFIMLPLVMLFQNNYGGLIDTITVEASNTNKWKYGVLRVMGTLGFGLIAMVLAPFIEGDNITLVFAVYPVVGIVTMLSLGLSPKVEGHAEKKEKISLKPLFADRTMMMIFIVLAVALLTFNYYQNFYAKYLIAPVERGGLGIAEWVMGINVFLTVAGEIFFFIFYDLLMEKVGVKKLLWICVAVGTARYIGLIYAKSEIAIMLVAFFTGLVPTVVTYCATYYMMRTVAPNMRASGQMAMYALCGALPKILGSALGGELTQTIGTQGGLAVCALFNFITFIPLLFIPKIVYKE, translated from the coding sequence ATGACAAAAAGGACCCCATACGTTGCATTGCTTGTTGCCAATGCGCTGATATATGCACTCAACGCGCTGTATTACAATTTTATTCCGATATATCTCGAACACGGCGGAAAAACAGATGACGAAATCGGATACTTGCTTGCAGCAGCACAGCTTGTTTCTGCAGTCGCTCCGTTTTTCTGGGGAATTGTTACCGATAAGGCAAAGTACAAAAATAATGTACTGATATTCCTTGTTGCGTGTGCTACGGCAAGCTTTACGGCTGTGTGTTTGGGGAATTCTCTGATTTATCTGTTTATAATGTTACCGCTTGTAATGCTTTTTCAAAATAATTACGGCGGTTTGATAGATACCATAACCGTTGAGGCTAGTAATACGAATAAATGGAAGTATGGAGTTCTGCGTGTTATGGGAACTTTGGGATTCGGGCTCATTGCTATGGTGCTTGCACCATTCATTGAGGGTGATAATATAACTCTTGTGTTTGCAGTATATCCCGTAGTCGGAATAGTGACAATGCTTTCTCTCGGACTTTCACCGAAGGTGGAGGGACATGCCGAGAAAAAGGAAAAAATCTCGCTAAAACCGCTTTTTGCCGACAGAACAATGATGATGATATTTATTGTTTTGGCGGTTGCACTCCTGACTTTTAACTATTATCAGAACTTTTATGCAAAATACCTGATTGCACCTGTGGAAAGAGGGGGCTTGGGTATTGCGGAATGGGTAATGGGAATAAATGTTTTTCTCACTGTTGCCGGCGAAATTTTCTTTTTTATATTCTATGATTTGCTCATGGAAAAGGTGGGTGTGAAAAAGCTTTTGTGGATATGTGTGGCTGTGGGGACCGCCAGGTATATCGGGCTTATATATGCAAAAAGCGAAATAGCTATAATGCTTGTGGCATTTTTCACCGGGCTTGTGCCTACTGTTGTTACATACTGTGCTACCTATTATATGATGCGCACCGTAGCGCCGAATATGCGTGCTTCGGGTCAGATGGCGATGTATGCATTGTGCGGTGCACTCCCTAAAATATTGGGAAGCGCTCTCGGAGGAGAGCTTACACAGACGATTGGTACACAAGGCGGACTTGCTGTTTGCGCATTGTTTAATTTTATTACGTTTATTCCGTTATTGTTCATACCGAAAATAGTTTATAAAGAATAA
- a CDS encoding alpha-L-fucosidase: MMIPVPEKRIRDFEKMAFGIYVHWGIYSQLGKGEWIQNMAGIPQEEYSKLADTFTASEFSGRNLARAAKRAGANYITLTTRHHDGFSLYDTKGLNTYDALHTPAGRDLIADFVEGCRAEGIMPFFYHTTFDWKDDFFETDFEGYLKYLQKSVEILCTNYGKIGGFEFDGVWRVKDKDWKMNEVYAIIRKYQPDCIIINNTGLSARGKLGDPEIDSVTFEQGRPEPMNREGMSKYVTAEMCETLNAHWGIGYGDFNYKSVPQLIETFCACRKVGANYLLNIGPNAEGGIVPLQEELIASIGDWIRSVGYSSIYDGVPCEMKGEGKNFVLKANGKYYLYIHDLAIKGKSDVTVEVTNVGIGPRRFSGLTQKVKSVKWVDNGEMLEFNQNTAENSLIVNCTGYDYGTNYVVRIAEVEVE; encoded by the coding sequence ATAATGATACCCGTTCCCGAAAAAAGAATCAGAGATTTTGAAAAGATGGCATTCGGCATTTATGTTCACTGGGGAATTTATTCCCAGCTTGGAAAAGGCGAGTGGATACAGAACATGGCAGGTATTCCCCAGGAAGAATACAGCAAACTTGCCGATACATTTACCGCGTCCGAATTCAGCGGAAGAAATCTGGCGCGTGCGGCAAAACGCGCAGGCGCAAACTATATAACCCTTACTACAAGACATCATGACGGCTTTTCTCTTTATGATACGAAGGGGCTTAATACATATGACGCCCTGCACACACCAGCAGGACGTGACCTTATCGCAGACTTTGTTGAAGGCTGTCGTGCAGAGGGGATAATGCCGTTTTTTTACCATACAACATTTGACTGGAAGGACGACTTTTTTGAAACGGACTTTGAGGGCTACTTAAAGTATCTGCAAAAATCTGTGGAAATATTATGTACAAATTACGGAAAAATAGGCGGCTTTGAATTTGACGGTGTATGGCGCGTAAAGGATAAGGACTGGAAAATGAACGAAGTCTATGCCATCATCAGAAAATATCAGCCCGATTGCATAATTATCAATAACACAGGACTGTCGGCGCGCGGAAAACTGGGCGACCCCGAGATTGACAGTGTTACATTTGAGCAGGGACGTCCCGAGCCCATGAACCGTGAGGGAATGTCAAAATATGTCACCGCGGAAATGTGTGAGACGCTTAACGCACACTGGGGTATAGGTTACGGCGACTTTAATTATAAATCCGTTCCTCAGCTTATTGAAACGTTTTGTGCCTGCCGTAAGGTAGGTGCAAACTACCTGCTTAACATCGGACCCAACGCAGAGGGCGGTATAGTACCTCTCCAGGAAGAACTGATTGCGTCAATAGGCGACTGGATACGCAGTGTCGGTTACAGCTCCATATACGACGGCGTACCTTGCGAAATGAAGGGTGAGGGTAAGAACTTTGTTCTCAAAGCCAACGGAAAGTATTACCTCTACATTCACGATCTGGCGATAAAGGGTAAGTCGGATGTAACTGTGGAGGTTACGAATGTCGGCATAGGACCCAGAAGATTCTCGGGCCTGACTCAAAAAGTTAAAAGCGTAAAATGGGTTGATAACGGTGAAATGCTGGAATTCAATCAAAATACCGCTGAAAACTCACTTATCGTAAATTGCACCGGATATGATTACGGAACAAACTATGTTGTACGTATAGCTGAAGTTGAGGTCGAGTAA